A genomic stretch from Dehalococcoidia bacterium includes:
- a CDS encoding IS1634 family transposase, whose amino-acid sequence METNPLRVYECPVDNTGMYLRRNRKKKGETEYEYWSLVESVRSKRGPRQRVVASIGKLPGLDKEERIGWEEIGRILSGKPRPEAGLFEKEEEVPSWATVDVRRVSVERLRHFGDVYLGVHLWNKLGFSEFCQKHMSEGREEIPWSVMACILVLARFCAPSSELQIAESWYDKTALDDLLGVVGEKVNDDRLYRALDVLLSYKDDLCRHLQGRYGEMFGATFDFLFYDITSTYFEGIAEGNPQARRGYSRDSRPDCPQVCIGLVATKEGLPLAFEIFDGNRPDVTTTVEMVRAMEAKYGKANRVWVLDRGMVSEKNLEFMRKVNARYLVGTPKSMLKKFEQHLLDQTWEEVQPGVEVRLVASPQGADETFVLCRSRGRKEKENAILDRFVNRLGDKLARLAERAEQGKIRDKQKVERQIGRLLERNSRAASLFVVTVTEIESRISIRIQKNEERYRRALYTGGSYILRTNWSETDPKTLWNTYIQLTEVEGSFRTMKHDMGMRPIFHQKQNRTQAHILVCFLSLALWRTLQQWMRASGLGTAPRKLIEEIREIKSLDVVMPTRDKPIRLRVVATPSPELKVLLQRMKLLLPNRPKIIQNVVEKMACFSA is encoded by the coding sequence GTGGAGACCAACCCCTTGCGGGTGTATGAGTGCCCGGTGGATAATACGGGCATGTACCTGCGCCGGAACAGAAAGAAGAAGGGGGAGACCGAGTATGAGTACTGGTCTCTCGTTGAGTCAGTCAGATCCAAGAGAGGTCCCAGGCAAAGGGTCGTAGCGAGCATCGGCAAGCTTCCCGGTCTAGATAAGGAAGAGCGAATTGGATGGGAAGAGATCGGGCGTATTCTCTCTGGCAAGCCCCGGCCGGAAGCAGGGCTCTTTGAGAAGGAAGAAGAAGTGCCCTCATGGGCCACGGTGGATGTGCGTCGTGTCAGCGTCGAGCGGTTGCGCCATTTCGGTGATGTGTACCTGGGAGTTCACTTATGGAACAAGCTGGGTTTTTCCGAGTTCTGCCAAAAGCATATGAGCGAAGGCCGGGAAGAAATTCCGTGGTCGGTTATGGCCTGCATCCTTGTCCTCGCCCGTTTTTGCGCCCCGTCTTCCGAGTTGCAGATTGCAGAATCATGGTATGACAAGACTGCCCTGGATGACCTTCTTGGGGTCGTGGGTGAGAAAGTAAACGATGACAGACTCTACCGGGCACTTGATGTTCTCTTGTCCTACAAGGATGATCTGTGTCGGCATCTTCAAGGGCGCTATGGTGAGATGTTCGGGGCTACGTTTGATTTTCTCTTCTACGATATTACCTCCACCTACTTTGAAGGAATCGCTGAAGGCAACCCGCAGGCCAGAAGAGGATACAGCCGGGATAGTCGCCCTGATTGTCCTCAGGTCTGCATTGGGCTTGTGGCAACGAAAGAGGGTTTGCCCCTTGCCTTTGAAATCTTCGACGGTAACCGCCCTGATGTAACCACCACTGTAGAGATGGTGAGGGCGATGGAGGCCAAGTACGGTAAGGCCAATCGGGTATGGGTCCTTGATCGCGGAATGGTGAGTGAGAAGAACCTGGAATTCATGAGAAAGGTCAATGCCAGATATCTTGTCGGTACGCCAAAATCCATGCTCAAAAAGTTTGAACAACACCTCTTGGATCAAACCTGGGAAGAGGTACAGCCCGGAGTCGAGGTGAGACTCGTGGCGTCCCCACAAGGGGCGGATGAGACCTTCGTGCTTTGTCGCTCCCGTGGACGGAAGGAAAAAGAAAACGCCATCCTCGACCGCTTTGTAAACAGACTTGGAGACAAACTGGCGAGACTGGCCGAACGAGCCGAACAAGGCAAGATCAGAGACAAGCAGAAGGTGGAACGCCAGATCGGCCGACTCCTTGAACGAAACAGCCGGGCCGCGTCCCTCTTCGTGGTTACCGTGACGGAGATAGAGAGCCGAATCTCAATCCGGATCCAGAAGAATGAAGAGCGCTACCGCAGGGCACTCTATACAGGAGGGAGTTACATCCTGCGTACCAACTGGAGCGAAACCGATCCGAAGACTCTGTGGAATACCTATATCCAACTGACCGAAGTTGAAGGCTCCTTCCGCACGATGAAACACGATATGGGCATGCGGCCTATCTTTCACCAGAAGCAAAACCGGACCCAAGCTCACATCCTGGTCTGTTTTCTTTCCCTGGCTCTTTGGCGGACTTTGCAGCAGTGGATGAGGGCATCCGGGCTAGGCACTGCCCCCAGAAAACTGATCGAGGAGATAAGAGAGATCAAATCTCTGGATGTTGTCATGCCGACCAGAGACAAGCCAATCCGGCTGAGGGTGGTAGCCACCCCCTCTCCCGAACTCAAGGTGCTCTTACAGAGGATGAAACTCCTGCTCCCCAACAGGCCAAAAATAATCCAAAATGTAGTGGAGAAAATGGCGTGTTTTTCGGCGTAA